The proteins below come from a single Cylindrospermopsis raciborskii Cr2010 genomic window:
- a CDS encoding PAM68 family protein — translation MSAQESEPSRLPFEPNKKRQKPSKVFSKPVVKTEESPQKLPDQPPFTKEEMAIPQVVSQRMIRRVATFSGIPTGLGIGTLVVSYLLVSYAHVQLPPIAVLLVNMGLFGLGVLGITYGVLSASWDEDNPGTLLGVGEFGTNWSRMVEVWRETRKKKG, via the coding sequence ATGTCTGCTCAAGAATCAGAACCCAGTCGTCTACCATTTGAACCGAACAAAAAGCGTCAAAAACCTTCAAAGGTCTTTAGCAAACCAGTAGTAAAGACAGAGGAATCGCCACAAAAATTGCCCGACCAACCCCCCTTTACTAAAGAGGAAATGGCGATTCCCCAAGTAGTAAGCCAAAGAATGATTCGCAGAGTGGCAACCTTTTCTGGCATACCTACAGGTTTAGGTATTGGCACCCTGGTGGTCAGCTATTTGTTGGTTAGTTATGCTCACGTTCAACTACCCCCCATTGCGGTGTTACTGGTAAATATGGGACTGTTCGGGTTGGGAGTGTTGGGAATAACTTACGGTGTGCTTTCTGCTTCCTGGGATGAGGATAATCCGGGTACTTTACTGGGTGTAGGTGAATTTGGCACCAATTGGAGTAGAATGGTTGAAGTCTGGCGCGAAACTCGAAAAAAGAAGGGTTAG
- the rpsO gene encoding 30S ribosomal protein S15 — protein MALTQLRKQELISGFQVHETDTGSADVQVAMLTERINRLSQHLQANKKDHSSRRGLLKMIGERKRLLNYIQKNNSDKYQSLISRLGIRG, from the coding sequence ATGGCCCTGACGCAACTGCGCAAACAAGAACTGATCTCTGGATTCCAAGTACACGAAACTGACACCGGATCTGCCGATGTTCAGGTTGCTATGCTCACTGAACGAATTAATCGTCTTAGTCAGCACCTGCAAGCAAACAAAAAAGACCACTCATCTCGTAGGGGACTATTAAAGATGATTGGTGAACGTAAAAGACTTTTGAATTATATCCAAAAGAACAACTCGGATAAATATCAATCCCTGATTTCACGTCTTGGTATTCGTGGTTAG